In one Magallana gigas chromosome 7, xbMagGiga1.1, whole genome shotgun sequence genomic region, the following are encoded:
- the LOC105319700 gene encoding rhomboid-related protein 1 isoform X2, which produces MSAESPCSSYETDQGSTSTLRPRLLPRKRKPTCFRKMVRYIAKKYLTSESDRQYYADRYTCCPPPLFVPTVTLAEIGLFTYHCLDAGAISANGPIPVESVLIFRPDKRIQLWRFVSYTLIHAGWVHLFFNMLVQILVGLPLEMVHGSGRIMIVYISGVLAGSLGTSMFDMKAYLAGASGGVYSLLAAHLANIMLNYSEMEFGLLKLSAVLIIASADVGFAVWDRLLERDLLPQISYTAHLMGSLAGLTMGLLVLKNFDQKLYKQCAWWIAFAVYAGCTAFAVCWNVFYF; this is translated from the exons ATGAGTGCGGAATCTCCATGTTCTTCTTACGAGACAGACCAGGGTAGTACCTCCACATTAAGACCCCGTCTTTTGCCCCGGAAGCGGAAGCCTACGTGCTTTCGGAAGATGGTACGCTACATCGCCAAAAAGTACCTTACTTCTGAAAGTGACCGCCAGTACTATGCAGATAGATACACGTGTTGTCCCCCGCCATTGTTTGTACCAACGGTTACTTTAGCAGAG ATTGGACTATTTACCTATCACTGCCTGGACGCTGGTGCTATCTCTGCTAACGGACCAATTCCTGTTGAAAGCGTTCTGATCTTTAGGCCCGACAAAAGAATTCAATTATGGCGCTTTGTTTCATACACTCTCATCCATGCAGG GTGGGTTCATCTTTTTTTCAACATGCTGGTGCAGATCCTTGTGGGACTTCCGTTAGAGATGGTCCATGGGTCGGGAAGAATAATGATCGTGTATATTTCAGGGGTACTGGCAG GATCACTGGGGACCTCCATGTTTGATATGAAGGCGTACTTAGCGGGGGCCTCAGGAGGGGTCTACTCGCTACTGGCGGCTCATCTCGCCAACATCATGCTG aatTACTCTGAAATGGAATTCGGTCTTTTAAAGTTGAGTGCTGTTTTGATTATCG CCAGCGCTGACGTCGGGTTCGCCGTTTGGGACAGACTGCTGGAGCGGGACCTCCTTCCCCAAATAAGTTACACGGCCCACTTGATGGGGTCTTTAGCGGGGCTCACCATGGGGCTTCTGGTGCTTAAAAACTTTGATCAGAAACTTTACAAACAGTGCGCGTGGTGGATCGCGTTCGCGGTGTATGCTGGCTGCACGGCATTTGCTGTTTGCTGGAACGTTTTCTATTTCTGA
- the LOC105319700 gene encoding rhomboid-related protein 3 isoform X1 — protein MAGTLQMRCQDSDSHNESFQRLVATMSAESPCSSYETDQGSTSTLRPRLLPRKRKPTCFRKMVRYIAKKYLTSESDRQYYADRYTCCPPPLFVPTVTLAEIGLFTYHCLDAGAISANGPIPVESVLIFRPDKRIQLWRFVSYTLIHAGWVHLFFNMLVQILVGLPLEMVHGSGRIMIVYISGVLAGSLGTSMFDMKAYLAGASGGVYSLLAAHLANIMLNYSEMEFGLLKLSAVLIIASADVGFAVWDRLLERDLLPQISYTAHLMGSLAGLTMGLLVLKNFDQKLYKQCAWWIAFAVYAGCTAFAVCWNVFYF, from the exons ATGAGTGCGGAATCTCCATGTTCTTCTTACGAGACAGACCAGGGTAGTACCTCCACATTAAGACCCCGTCTTTTGCCCCGGAAGCGGAAGCCTACGTGCTTTCGGAAGATGGTACGCTACATCGCCAAAAAGTACCTTACTTCTGAAAGTGACCGCCAGTACTATGCAGATAGATACACGTGTTGTCCCCCGCCATTGTTTGTACCAACGGTTACTTTAGCAGAG ATTGGACTATTTACCTATCACTGCCTGGACGCTGGTGCTATCTCTGCTAACGGACCAATTCCTGTTGAAAGCGTTCTGATCTTTAGGCCCGACAAAAGAATTCAATTATGGCGCTTTGTTTCATACACTCTCATCCATGCAGG GTGGGTTCATCTTTTTTTCAACATGCTGGTGCAGATCCTTGTGGGACTTCCGTTAGAGATGGTCCATGGGTCGGGAAGAATAATGATCGTGTATATTTCAGGGGTACTGGCAG GATCACTGGGGACCTCCATGTTTGATATGAAGGCGTACTTAGCGGGGGCCTCAGGAGGGGTCTACTCGCTACTGGCGGCTCATCTCGCCAACATCATGCTG aatTACTCTGAAATGGAATTCGGTCTTTTAAAGTTGAGTGCTGTTTTGATTATCG CCAGCGCTGACGTCGGGTTCGCCGTTTGGGACAGACTGCTGGAGCGGGACCTCCTTCCCCAAATAAGTTACACGGCCCACTTGATGGGGTCTTTAGCGGGGCTCACCATGGGGCTTCTGGTGCTTAAAAACTTTGATCAGAAACTTTACAAACAGTGCGCGTGGTGGATCGCGTTCGCGGTGTATGCTGGCTGCACGGCATTTGCTGTTTGCTGGAACGTTTTCTATTTCTGA